A single Kribbella aluminosa DNA region contains:
- a CDS encoding type IV toxin-antitoxin system AbiEi family antitoxin domain-containing protein: MNSNLEVVAARQGGVFSRRQALLSGYTPRQIRLRIGDGRWVRIRHGQYAERLDLAALEPWVAARQEHLRRIHAVVNSRRHRAVAVSHQSALALHGLPLWGLDLSRVHITRRGEPASGAVAGVQYHAGGLVDADLARVGGLVTTTVARAVFETACTTSFEASVVSFDAALRDHPMSADDVRRLLDATEYWPGSATARAALNFGDPGSESVGESRLRVLIADHGLPAPMLQVEFYDARGFIARVDFFFAEFNTVLEFDGRIKYVGASGEVLIAEKLREDRLRARGLQVVRADWSDLDTPARLLSDLHGAFARSRNAA, encoded by the coding sequence GTGAACTCGAATCTCGAAGTGGTGGCGGCGCGACAGGGTGGCGTCTTCAGTCGGCGGCAGGCACTCCTCAGCGGCTACACGCCGCGGCAGATCCGGCTGCGGATCGGCGATGGCAGGTGGGTTCGCATCCGCCACGGGCAGTACGCCGAGCGGCTCGACCTGGCCGCGCTCGAGCCCTGGGTAGCGGCCCGGCAGGAACATCTACGGAGGATTCATGCCGTGGTGAACTCACGGCGGCACCGCGCGGTCGCGGTCAGTCATCAGTCAGCCCTGGCGCTACACGGGTTGCCGCTCTGGGGGCTCGACCTGAGTCGGGTGCACATCACCCGGCGTGGTGAGCCGGCCAGCGGGGCGGTCGCGGGTGTGCAGTACCACGCAGGCGGGCTGGTGGACGCCGACCTCGCCCGGGTCGGCGGGCTGGTGACGACCACGGTCGCGCGTGCTGTGTTCGAGACCGCCTGTACGACGTCCTTCGAGGCCTCCGTCGTGAGCTTCGACGCCGCGCTGCGCGATCACCCGATGAGTGCGGACGACGTACGCCGGCTGCTCGATGCCACGGAGTACTGGCCGGGTAGCGCGACGGCGCGGGCCGCCCTGAACTTCGGTGACCCTGGTTCGGAGTCGGTCGGCGAATCCCGCCTGCGGGTTCTCATTGCCGACCACGGGTTGCCGGCGCCCATGCTGCAGGTCGAGTTCTACGACGCCCGTGGGTTCATCGCGCGCGTCGACTTCTTCTTCGCCGAGTTCAACACCGTGCTGGAGTTCGACGGCAGGATCAAGTACGTGGGGGCGTCCGGCGAGGTGCTGATCGCGGAGAAGTTGCGTGAGGACCGGCTGCGAGCGCGAGGTCTCCAGGTCGTTCGGGCCGACTGGTCGGACCTCGACACACCGGCCCGGCTGCTGTCCGACCTCCACGGCGCGTTCGCCCGCTCGCGCAATGCGGCGTGA
- the metK gene encoding methionine adenosyltransferase — protein MARRLFTSESVTEGHPDKIADQISDSILDALLAEDPKSRVAVETLITTGLVVVAGEVTTTAYVDIPGIVRSRILEIGYDSSLKGFDGASCGVQVAIGSQSPDIAQGVDTAYETRSDASKDELDLQGAGDQGLMFGYACDETPELMPLPITIAHRLSERLAEVRKNGTLAYLRPDGKTQVTIEYDGDKAVRIDTVVVSSQHAADINLDTMLSPDIKKHVVDPVLEQFDIDATGYKLLVNPTGRFEVGGPMGDAGLTGRKIIIDTYGGMARHGGGAFSGKDPSKVDRSASYAMRWVAKNIVAAGLAARAECQVAYAIGKAAPVGFYVDTFGTETVPVEKITEAVREVFDLRPAAIIRDLELLRPIYAQTARNGHFGRTGEDFTWERTDRVEALKAAINK, from the coding sequence GTGGCGAGGCGCCTTTTCACGTCCGAGTCCGTGACCGAAGGTCACCCGGACAAGATTGCTGACCAGATCAGCGACTCCATCCTCGACGCGTTGCTGGCCGAGGACCCGAAGAGCCGGGTCGCGGTCGAGACCCTGATCACCACGGGTCTGGTCGTCGTCGCGGGTGAGGTCACCACGACGGCGTACGTCGACATCCCGGGGATCGTGCGGTCGCGCATCCTCGAGATCGGCTACGACTCGTCCCTCAAGGGCTTCGACGGCGCGTCCTGTGGGGTGCAGGTCGCGATCGGGAGCCAGTCGCCGGACATCGCCCAGGGCGTGGACACGGCGTACGAGACGCGTTCGGACGCGTCCAAGGACGAGCTGGACCTGCAGGGTGCGGGCGACCAGGGGCTGATGTTCGGCTACGCGTGCGACGAGACGCCGGAGCTGATGCCGCTGCCGATCACGATCGCGCACCGGCTGTCCGAGCGGCTCGCCGAGGTCCGCAAGAACGGCACGCTGGCCTACCTGCGCCCGGACGGCAAGACCCAGGTCACCATCGAGTACGACGGTGACAAGGCGGTCCGGATCGACACCGTGGTGGTGTCCAGCCAGCACGCGGCGGACATCAACCTGGACACGATGCTGTCGCCGGACATCAAGAAGCACGTGGTCGACCCGGTGCTCGAGCAGTTCGACATCGACGCGACCGGTTACAAGCTGCTGGTGAACCCGACCGGCCGGTTCGAGGTCGGCGGCCCGATGGGTGACGCCGGGCTGACCGGGCGGAAGATCATCATCGACACGTACGGCGGGATGGCGCGGCACGGTGGTGGCGCGTTCTCCGGCAAGGACCCGTCCAAGGTGGACCGGTCGGCGTCGTACGCGATGCGCTGGGTGGCGAAGAACATCGTCGCCGCCGGGCTGGCCGCGCGGGCCGAGTGCCAGGTCGCGTACGCGATCGGCAAGGCCGCGCCGGTCGGCTTCTACGTCGACACGTTCGGCACCGAGACCGTGCCGGTGGAGAAGATCACCGAGGCGGTCCGCGAGGTCTTCGACCTGCGTCCGGCGGCGATCATCCGGGACCTGGAGCTGCTCCGGCCGATCTACGCCCAGACCGCGCGGAACGGCCACTTCGGCCGCACCGGCGAGGACTTCACGTGGGAGCGTACGGATCGCGTCGAGGCGCTCAAGGCCGCGATCAACAAGTAG
- the gmk gene encoding guanylate kinase, with product MTTHPNDPAPAGSGERPPARLTVLAGPTAVGKGTVAADIRERYPDIWISVSATTRKPRPNEVHGVHYLFVSDAEFDRMIADGELLEWAVVHKAARYGTPRQPVLDKLAEGRPALLEIDLQGARQVRETMPEAQFVFLAPPSWDELVRRLVGRGTETPEERERRLETAVLELAAEKEFDVTIVNASVRAAADQLVKLIRSPSISGKS from the coding sequence ATGACCACGCACCCGAACGATCCTGCTCCGGCCGGCAGCGGCGAGCGGCCGCCGGCCCGGCTGACCGTGCTGGCCGGACCGACCGCGGTCGGCAAGGGCACGGTGGCGGCCGACATCCGGGAGCGGTACCCGGACATCTGGATCTCGGTGTCGGCGACCACCCGCAAGCCACGGCCGAACGAAGTACACGGCGTGCACTACCTGTTCGTGTCGGACGCCGAGTTCGACCGGATGATCGCCGACGGCGAGCTGCTTGAGTGGGCGGTGGTGCACAAGGCGGCCCGGTACGGTACGCCGCGGCAGCCGGTGCTCGACAAGCTCGCCGAGGGCCGGCCGGCGCTGCTGGAGATCGACCTGCAGGGCGCCCGGCAGGTCCGCGAGACGATGCCGGAGGCACAGTTCGTGTTCCTGGCGCCGCCGAGCTGGGACGAGCTGGTCCGGCGGCTGGTCGGTCGCGGTACCGAGACGCCGGAGGAGCGCGAACGCCGGCTCGAGACCGCGGTGCTGGAACTGGCGGCCGAGAAGGAGTTCGACGTGACGATCGTGAACGCCTCGGTTCGGGCGGCCGCCGATCAGTTGGTAAAGTTGATTCGATCACCCTCCATCTCTGGAAAGAGCTGA
- the coaBC gene encoding bifunctional phosphopantothenoylcysteine decarboxylase/phosphopantothenate--cysteine ligase CoaBC gives MPKHKPNVVLGVGGGIAAYKVCDLLRRLTESGHSVRVVPTAAALEFVGAATWAALSGKPVTADPFDDVHEVPHVRIGKAAELVVVAPATANLIAKAAHGLADDLLTNTLLTARCPILFAAAMHTEMWEHPATQANVATLRSRGITVLDPAVGRLTGADTGRGRLPEPSEIFAISQLMLADEAARAAGQSVADLTGKHVLISAGGTREHLDPVRYLGNSSSGKQGYALARIAAARGAKVTLVAANSELPDPAGVQVVPVVSAQELYDEITGRAADADAIVMAAAVADFRPADVVEHKIKKTADGAVPAVNLVQNPDILHTISHDRARPDQIIVGFAAETGDADHTVLDLGRAKLERKGCDLLVVNDVSGGKVFGSDLNEAVILDRAGTALPVPSGSKDALSGVIWNLVATHWPTPRP, from the coding sequence GTGCCCAAGCACAAGCCCAATGTCGTCCTGGGTGTCGGCGGCGGTATCGCGGCGTACAAGGTCTGTGACCTGCTGCGACGGCTGACCGAGTCCGGGCACAGCGTCCGGGTGGTGCCGACGGCGGCGGCGCTGGAGTTCGTCGGTGCGGCGACCTGGGCGGCGCTGTCCGGGAAGCCGGTGACCGCGGACCCGTTCGACGACGTACACGAAGTGCCGCACGTCCGGATCGGCAAGGCCGCCGAGCTGGTCGTGGTGGCGCCCGCCACCGCGAACCTGATCGCCAAGGCCGCTCACGGGCTGGCGGACGACCTGCTGACGAACACGCTGCTGACCGCGCGCTGCCCGATCCTGTTCGCGGCCGCGATGCACACCGAGATGTGGGAACACCCGGCGACGCAGGCGAACGTCGCGACGCTGCGTTCGCGGGGGATCACGGTCCTCGATCCGGCGGTCGGGCGGTTGACCGGCGCCGACACCGGACGCGGCCGGTTGCCGGAGCCGTCGGAGATCTTCGCGATCAGCCAGCTGATGCTCGCCGACGAGGCGGCACGTGCCGCCGGGCAGTCGGTGGCCGATCTGACCGGGAAGCACGTGCTGATCAGTGCCGGCGGGACGCGCGAACACCTGGATCCGGTGCGGTACCTCGGCAACTCGTCGTCCGGGAAGCAGGGCTACGCCCTGGCGCGGATCGCGGCCGCCCGGGGCGCGAAGGTGACGCTGGTCGCCGCCAACTCCGAGCTGCCCGACCCGGCCGGCGTGCAGGTGGTGCCGGTGGTGTCGGCCCAGGAGCTGTACGACGAGATCACCGGCCGGGCCGCCGACGCGGACGCGATCGTGATGGCCGCCGCGGTCGCGGACTTCCGCCCGGCCGACGTCGTCGAACACAAGATCAAGAAGACCGCCGACGGCGCCGTACCTGCCGTGAACCTGGTGCAGAACCCCGACATCCTGCACACCATCTCGCACGACCGCGCCCGCCCCGACCAGATCATCGTCGGCTTCGCCGCCGAAACCGGCGACGCCGACCACACGGTCCTGGACCTCGGCCGAGCCAAACTCGAACGCAAAGGCTGCGACCTCCTGGTCGTCAACGACGTCTCCGGCGGCAAGGTCTTCGGCAGCGACCTCAACGAAGCCGTAATCCTCGACCGCGCCGGCACCGCCCTCCCCGTCCCCTCCGGCTCAAAAGACGCCCTCTCCGGCGTCATCTGGAACCTCGTCGCCACCCACTGGCCCACACCCCGGCCCTAG
- a CDS encoding primosomal protein N': MTSDSPEQLTLLRDTVRKSRTKEPAPITTTLPVARIAVDVSLPHLDRPFDYLVPDDLAATAQPGARVKVRFAGKDLDGFVLERLETSDHDGKLVRLRRVVSGERVLTPEIADLCRAVADRYAGVFADVTRLAVPPRHAKVEGEPLCCDQPPRPPASTSRSEWSPYPTGFLDAVERGEAPRAVWTAVPGADWPLAFAQAAAACAASGRGALLLAPDARDLERLAGACRAVLGETGFVTLSADLGPTARYRAFLSALHGRARVVIGTRAAAFAPVADLGLVAMWDDGDESYAEPRAPYPHAREVLLLRAFRQNCAALLGGYARSAEAAALVESGFAHELIADRKVIRAAAPSVHIAGESDIDLKRDPSARAARLPHRAFEIAREGLRSGPVLVQVPRAGYLPSLVCQTCRAPSRCATCGGTLRRTGGAGPASCSVCGRPAADHRCPECGDTRMRAAIVGARRTAEELGRAFPGVVVRTSGGDNVLDVVPDAPALIVSTPGAEPVAEGGYAAGLLLDTWLLLSRPDLRAAEEAVRRWFNAAALVRAGAPVILVGDPSALPLQAIVRWSPEGYALREIEERRTARLAPAAKLAELTGPPESVNDLITRLRELIPPSAGLEVLGPVDVDDETARAVVRTPRTHGATLVRSLKEAQSARTTKKNPGTVRVQVDPPSFG, translated from the coding sequence GTGACATCGGACTCGCCGGAGCAGCTGACGCTGTTGCGGGACACCGTGCGCAAATCGCGCACCAAGGAGCCCGCGCCGATCACCACGACGTTGCCGGTGGCCCGGATCGCGGTCGATGTCTCGCTCCCGCATCTGGACCGGCCGTTCGACTATCTCGTCCCGGACGACCTGGCGGCGACCGCGCAGCCAGGTGCACGGGTGAAGGTGCGGTTCGCCGGCAAGGACCTGGACGGGTTCGTGCTGGAGCGGCTGGAGACGTCCGACCACGACGGCAAGCTGGTCCGGCTCCGCAGGGTGGTCTCCGGCGAGCGCGTGCTGACTCCGGAGATCGCTGACCTGTGCCGGGCGGTCGCCGATCGGTACGCCGGGGTGTTCGCGGATGTCACGCGGCTGGCGGTGCCGCCCCGGCACGCCAAGGTCGAGGGCGAGCCGTTGTGCTGCGACCAGCCGCCGCGTCCGCCGGCGTCGACGTCCCGCTCGGAGTGGTCGCCGTACCCGACGGGTTTCCTGGACGCGGTCGAGCGGGGCGAGGCGCCGCGCGCGGTGTGGACCGCCGTACCGGGGGCCGATTGGCCGCTCGCGTTCGCGCAGGCGGCGGCTGCGTGTGCTGCGTCGGGTCGGGGTGCGTTGCTGCTGGCTCCGGATGCGCGGGACCTGGAGCGGTTGGCGGGTGCTTGCCGGGCGGTGCTCGGGGAGACCGGGTTCGTCACGCTGTCGGCCGATCTCGGGCCGACGGCTCGTTATCGCGCGTTCCTGTCCGCGTTGCACGGGCGGGCGCGGGTGGTGATCGGGACGCGTGCGGCGGCGTTCGCGCCGGTGGCGGATCTGGGGCTGGTGGCGATGTGGGACGACGGCGACGAGTCGTACGCCGAGCCGCGCGCGCCGTACCCGCATGCCCGGGAAGTCCTTCTGCTGCGGGCGTTCCGGCAGAACTGTGCGGCGCTGCTCGGTGGGTACGCGCGGTCCGCGGAGGCGGCGGCGCTCGTCGAGTCCGGGTTCGCGCACGAGCTGATCGCGGACCGGAAGGTGATCCGCGCGGCGGCGCCGTCGGTGCACATCGCGGGGGAGTCCGACATCGACCTGAAGCGCGACCCGTCGGCACGGGCGGCGCGGTTGCCGCACCGGGCGTTCGAGATCGCGCGGGAAGGGCTGCGGTCCGGGCCGGTGCTGGTCCAGGTGCCGCGGGCCGGGTACTTGCCGAGCCTCGTCTGTCAGACGTGCCGGGCGCCGTCGCGGTGTGCGACCTGCGGCGGCACGTTGCGACGTACCGGGGGAGCGGGGCCGGCGAGCTGCAGCGTGTGCGGCCGGCCGGCCGCGGACCATCGGTGCCCGGAGTGCGGGGACACCCGGATGCGCGCGGCGATCGTCGGAGCCCGTCGTACGGCGGAGGAACTGGGGCGGGCGTTCCCTGGGGTCGTCGTGCGTACGTCGGGTGGCGACAACGTGCTCGACGTCGTGCCGGACGCCCCGGCGTTGATCGTCAGTACGCCCGGCGCCGAGCCGGTCGCCGAGGGCGGGTACGCCGCGGGGCTGCTGCTCGACACCTGGCTGCTGCTGTCCCGCCCCGACCTGCGAGCCGCTGAGGAAGCCGTCCGCCGCTGGTTCAACGCGGCCGCGCTGGTCCGCGCGGGCGCTCCGGTGATCCTGGTCGGCGACCCGTCCGCCCTTCCGCTCCAGGCGATCGTCCGCTGGAGTCCGGAAGGGTACGCCCTCCGCGAGATCGAGGAACGCCGTACCGCCCGCCTGGCCCCCGCCGCGAAACTCGCCGAACTCACCGGTCCGCCGGAATCCGTGAACGACCTGATCACCCGCCTCCGCGAGCTGATCCCGCCCTCCGCCGGCCTGGAGGTCCTGGGCCCGGTAGACGTCGACGACGAAACCGCGCGCGCCGTGGTCCGCACCCCCCGCACCCACGGCGCCACGCTGGTCCGCTCCCTC
- the mihF gene encoding integration host factor, actinobacterial type, producing the protein MPLPTLTPEQRAAALDKAAAARRERAEIKNRIRHSGASPTEVLHEGQTNDVIGKMRVSQLLQCIPGVGKVRAQQIMERAGISETRRVRGLGSNQIAALEREFAE; encoded by the coding sequence GTGCCACTTCCTACTTTGACTCCGGAGCAGCGTGCGGCAGCTCTGGACAAGGCCGCGGCGGCGCGGCGTGAACGAGCCGAGATCAAGAACCGGATCCGGCACTCGGGAGCGTCTCCGACGGAGGTGCTGCACGAGGGGCAGACGAACGACGTGATCGGCAAGATGCGGGTCAGCCAGCTGCTGCAGTGCATTCCGGGCGTCGGCAAGGTCCGGGCGCAGCAGATCATGGAGCGCGCGGGCATCTCCGAGACCCGGCGGGTCCGCGGCCTGGGTTCGAACCAGATCGCGGCGCTCGAGCGCGAATTCGCCGAGTGA
- a CDS encoding winged helix DNA-binding domain-containing protein: protein MCGAHAQVAVAGEMSVALRVQGANRETVQRDEGLVKTFGPRGTVHLLPLDDLPMWTGALSAIPANGLQPEPIRMTPDEVDQVVVAIGEALAHEDLTVDELTEEVVRRTGEWARTPTIPAFQGAWARWRQAVHVAAQAGVLCHGPLRGRLTTYSNPHRLRPFDPMPAEKALTELLHRYLYSYGPATPQQFARWLKATPTMVKPYFEELPQATLADQTVWYAPGDGDFPEDPVDGVRLLPYFDAYGVGSYPRELLFPGKAFERATARGQAGNYPLLLVDGIVAGVWHQKKSGRTLHVTVEALTPLNRRRRKLLDAEVDRLGAILGVAPSLTLGDVTVGAHA, encoded by the coding sequence ATGTGTGGGGCGCATGCGCAGGTTGCGGTGGCGGGGGAGATGTCGGTGGCGTTGCGGGTGCAGGGGGCGAACCGGGAGACGGTGCAGCGGGACGAGGGGCTTGTGAAGACGTTTGGGCCGCGGGGGACTGTGCATCTGCTGCCGCTGGACGATCTGCCGATGTGGACCGGTGCGCTGTCCGCGATCCCGGCGAACGGGCTGCAACCCGAGCCGATCCGGATGACCCCGGACGAGGTCGACCAGGTGGTCGTCGCGATCGGCGAGGCCCTCGCGCACGAGGATCTGACCGTCGACGAGTTGACCGAGGAAGTCGTACGGCGGACCGGTGAATGGGCCCGAACTCCGACCATCCCCGCGTTCCAGGGCGCCTGGGCCCGCTGGCGGCAGGCGGTTCACGTGGCCGCGCAGGCCGGGGTCCTCTGCCACGGTCCGCTCCGCGGGAGGCTCACGACGTACTCGAACCCGCACCGCCTCCGCCCGTTCGACCCGATGCCGGCCGAGAAGGCCCTCACCGAGCTGCTCCACCGGTACCTGTACTCGTACGGCCCGGCGACACCACAGCAATTCGCGCGCTGGCTGAAGGCGACGCCGACCATGGTCAAGCCGTACTTCGAGGAGCTGCCGCAGGCGACCCTGGCAGACCAAACCGTATGGTATGCACCCGGCGACGGCGACTTCCCGGAGGACCCCGTCGACGGCGTACGTCTGCTGCCGTACTTCGACGCGTACGGCGTCGGCAGCTACCCGAGGGAGCTGCTCTTCCCCGGCAAGGCGTTCGAGCGCGCGACGGCACGCGGTCAGGCCGGGAACTACCCGCTGCTGCTCGTCGACGGCATCGTCGCGGGCGTCTGGCACCAGAAGAAGTCCGGCCGGACGCTGCACGTCACCGTCGAGGCGCTCACGCCGCTGAACCGGCGCCGCCGCAAGTTGCTGGACGCCGAGGTGGACCGGTTGGGTGCCATCCTCGGTGTTGCGCCCTCGCTCACACTCGGCGACGTGACAGTCGGTGCGCACGCGTGA
- the rpoZ gene encoding DNA-directed RNA polymerase subunit omega, with translation MSGNQPVAIGITSPPIDDLLTHTDSKYKLVLYSAKRARQINAYYSQLGEGLLEYVGPLVETHVQEKPLSIAMREINDGVLTCTDIDPEAEAEAAAAAEKSE, from the coding sequence TTGTCTGGCAACCAGCCCGTCGCCATCGGCATCACGTCGCCGCCGATCGACGACCTGCTCACCCACACCGACTCGAAGTACAAGCTGGTGCTGTACTCGGCCAAGCGGGCGCGGCAGATCAACGCCTACTACTCGCAGCTCGGCGAAGGCCTGCTCGAGTACGTCGGACCGCTGGTCGAGACGCACGTCCAGGAGAAGCCGCTGTCGATCGCCATGCGCGAGATCAACGACGGTGTCCTGACCTGCACCGACATCGACCCCGAGGCCGAGGCGGAAGCCGCCGCAGCCGCGGAGAAGTCCGAGTAG